The following coding sequences are from one Fibrobacter sp. UWR4 window:
- the dapB gene encoding dihydrodipicolinate reductase: MSVQVMVNGIPGNMGKIVAETCVARGLELVPYSLTGEIIVENESEVAGKTVQLLKPSNREERIGEVLAKYPNLICVDYTHPTAVNDNAAFYVKHKIPFVMGTTGGDREALTKLVAEANHPSVIAPNMSKQIVAFQTMIEWLATEFPTAFSGYKLSVVESHQKTKADTSGTARAVVGSFQKMGFEYTPDDIEKVRDEKSQMERMHVPEEYLGGHAFHTYNLDSEDGTVHFEFQHNVCGRKIYAEGTVDAVNFLAEQIAAGTAKPFNMMDVLRSGKMR; this comes from the coding sequence ATGTCCGTACAGGTTATGGTAAATGGTATTCCGGGTAACATGGGCAAGATCGTTGCTGAAACTTGCGTTGCCCGCGGTTTGGAACTTGTTCCCTATTCCCTCACTGGTGAAATCATCGTTGAAAATGAATCCGAAGTGGCTGGCAAGACTGTTCAGCTCTTGAAGCCCAGCAATCGTGAAGAACGCATCGGTGAAGTTCTTGCCAAGTACCCCAACCTGATCTGCGTGGACTACACTCATCCCACCGCGGTGAACGACAACGCCGCTTTCTACGTCAAGCACAAGATTCCCTTTGTCATGGGTACCACCGGTGGTGACCGCGAAGCTTTGACCAAGCTGGTTGCAGAAGCGAACCATCCCAGCGTTATCGCTCCCAACATGAGCAAGCAGATTGTTGCTTTCCAGACCATGATCGAATGGCTGGCTACCGAATTCCCCACAGCATTCAGCGGCTATAAGCTGTCTGTGGTTGAAAGCCATCAGAAGACCAAGGCTGACACCAGCGGTACCGCTCGTGCAGTGGTTGGCTCCTTCCAGAAGATGGGCTTCGAATATACTCCGGACGATATCGAAAAGGTCCGCGATGAAAAGAGCCAGATGGAACGTATGCACGTGCCCGAAGAATACCTGGGTGGCCACGCATTCCACACTTACAATCTGGATAGCGAAGACGGCACCGTCCACTTCGAATTCCAGCACAATGTCTGCGGCCGTAAGATCTACGCCGAAGGTACTGTGGACGCCGTGAACTTCCTGGCCGAACAGATTGCCGCTGGCACTGCAAAGCCCTTCAACATGATGGACGTCCTCCGCTCCGGAAAGATGAGATAA
- the purB gene encoding adenylosuccinate lyase, producing the protein MRDQFESPLIQRYASKEMSFIFSPQYKFQTWRKLWIFLAESEMELGLPITQEQVDELKAHATDINFDVAEEEEKRRRHDVMSHVYAYGVQCPKAKGIIHLGATSAFVGDNTDLIQMQQALIIVRKRLCRVMDKLSKFAMEYKDMAQLGATHFQAAQLTTVGKRACLWLQDLLIDLEEVNFLIEVLPFRGVKGTTGTQASFMDLFNGDEEKIMELDRRVTAKAGFKRVLTITGQTYTRKWDNRVNQVLSSIAQSLHKFATDMRLMQGVKEVEEPFEKTQIGSSAMAYKRNPMRSERICSLARFVMAQVNSTAITQATQWFERTLDDSANKRLAIPEAFLAMDAMLIIAENVTNGLVVYPKVIEKRIMAELPFMATENIIMEGVKNGGDRQELHEEIRVMSQEAGRVVKEQGKDNDLLERVLKNEKLQKLGITEEKLKEILDLRKFVGRAPGQVVKFVTEEVRPAIEAIADWDNIDAGELKV; encoded by the coding sequence ATGCGTGATCAATTCGAAAGCCCGCTGATTCAGCGTTATGCTTCTAAGGAAATGAGTTTCATCTTCAGCCCGCAGTACAAGTTCCAGACTTGGCGCAAGCTGTGGATCTTCCTGGCTGAATCCGAAATGGAACTTGGCCTGCCCATTACCCAGGAACAGGTGGACGAACTGAAGGCTCACGCAACCGATATCAACTTTGACGTTGCCGAAGAAGAAGAAAAGCGCCGCCGTCACGACGTGATGAGCCACGTTTACGCTTACGGTGTGCAGTGCCCCAAGGCTAAGGGCATCATCCACCTGGGTGCAACTTCCGCTTTCGTTGGTGACAACACCGACCTCATCCAGATGCAGCAGGCTTTGATCATCGTTCGTAAGCGTCTCTGCCGCGTGATGGATAAGCTCTCCAAGTTCGCCATGGAATACAAGGACATGGCTCAGCTGGGTGCTACTCACTTCCAGGCTGCTCAGCTCACCACCGTGGGTAAGCGCGCTTGCCTCTGGCTCCAGGACCTCCTCATCGACCTGGAAGAAGTGAACTTCCTTATCGAAGTGCTGCCGTTCCGCGGTGTTAAGGGCACCACCGGTACCCAGGCTTCCTTCATGGATCTGTTCAACGGCGACGAAGAAAAGATCATGGAACTGGATCGCCGCGTGACCGCCAAGGCTGGCTTTAAGCGCGTGCTCACCATCACCGGCCAGACCTACACCCGTAAGTGGGACAACCGCGTGAACCAGGTGCTCAGCTCCATCGCTCAGTCCCTCCACAAGTTTGCTACCGACATGCGCCTCATGCAGGGCGTTAAGGAAGTGGAAGAACCGTTTGAAAAGACCCAGATCGGTTCCTCTGCAATGGCTTACAAGCGTAACCCCATGCGTTCCGAACGTATCTGCTCCCTGGCCCGTTTCGTCATGGCCCAGGTGAACAGCACCGCCATTACTCAGGCTACCCAGTGGTTCGAACGTACCTTGGACGACTCTGCTAACAAGCGTCTCGCTATTCCTGAAGCATTCCTCGCTATGGATGCAATGCTCATCATCGCTGAAAACGTGACCAACGGCCTCGTGGTTTACCCGAAGGTGATCGAAAAGCGCATTATGGCAGAACTTCCGTTCATGGCTACCGAAAACATCATCATGGAAGGCGTGAAGAATGGCGGCGACCGTCAGGAACTCCACGAAGAAATCCGCGTCATGAGCCAGGAAGCTGGCCGCGTCGTTAAGGAACAGGGTAAGGATAACGACTTGCTCGAACGTGTCCTCAAGAACGAAAAACTCCAGAAGCTTGGCATTACCGAAGAAAAGCTGAAGGAAATCCTCGACCTTCGCAAGTTCGTTGGCCGCGCTCCTGGTCAGGTCGTGAAGTTCGTGACTGAAGAAGTCCGCCCGGCTATCGAAGCAATCGCTGACTGGGATAATATCGACGCCGGCGAACTGAAAGTTTAA
- a CDS encoding nitroreductase family protein, with the protein MDFNELAQARYSCRKFNDRVVEDDKLNTILEAGRLAPTATNAQPVTVLVLKSEESLNKLRALTRMTYNAKTILVECYNTDISWKAKNYNDDFDAGDMDASIVTTHMALAAKSVGVESLWARAFNAADVAKAFDLPENVHVACILDLGYADAEQGGPSPRHEARKPMAEFAKEL; encoded by the coding sequence ATGGATTTTAATGAATTGGCCCAGGCCCGCTATAGTTGCCGCAAGTTTAATGACCGTGTTGTTGAAGACGATAAACTGAATACCATTCTGGAGGCAGGACGCCTAGCTCCCACGGCGACCAATGCCCAGCCGGTAACCGTTCTTGTATTGAAGTCTGAAGAATCGCTGAATAAGCTACGAGCCTTGACCCGCATGACTTATAATGCCAAGACCATTCTTGTGGAGTGCTATAATACGGACATCAGCTGGAAGGCAAAGAATTACAACGATGATTTTGATGCTGGCGATATGGACGCTAGTATTGTGACCACCCACATGGCTCTTGCCGCCAAGTCCGTAGGGGTGGAATCCCTCTGGGCGCGTGCCTTTAACGCTGCCGACGTGGCCAAGGCCTTTGACCTGCCGGAAAATGTCCATGTAGCCTGCATTCTTGACTTGGGATATGCGGATGCGGAACAGGGTGGTCCGTCGCCTCGCCATGAAGCCCGAAAGCCCATGGCTGAATTTGCCAAGGAACTTTAG
- a CDS encoding iron-containing alcohol dehydrogenase has translation MNNFTFYSPTEFIFGRSTESQVGNLCVKHGASRVMIIYGSGSVVRSGLLDRVKNSLKAAGVEFVEMGGVQPNPIDTKVRVGLEIAREFKPDFLLPVGGGSVIDTAKAMAVGYFYEGDFWDLYEVVDGKKKATANRALPIGVVLTIPAAGSEGSGNSVITNTTTKVKVGIRYPMHLRPKFAVMNPELTMTLPEWQTASGVSDMMAHILERYLSNTPDVQIGDRLAEGMLLAIMECAEKVIANPNDYEARANIMWSATVAHNDTCSIGRVEDWNSHAMEHEISAEYDVTHGAGLAVIFPAFLQYAAKHNPHKVAQLAHRVLGVANSGDEAADAMAGALALKTWLHDKLHMPVTFAQLGIENPNLELLNERLHKLKGVVLKGYMDLDAAATMEIYKLAL, from the coding sequence ATGAATAATTTTACCTTCTATAGTCCTACAGAATTTATTTTCGGTCGTTCTACGGAATCCCAGGTGGGGAACCTTTGTGTTAAGCATGGCGCCAGCCGTGTGATGATTATTTACGGTAGCGGAAGTGTGGTGCGCTCCGGCCTTTTGGATCGCGTGAAGAATTCTCTGAAGGCTGCCGGCGTTGAATTCGTTGAAATGGGCGGCGTGCAGCCGAACCCCATCGATACCAAGGTTCGGGTCGGCCTTGAGATTGCTCGCGAATTTAAGCCGGATTTTTTGCTGCCGGTGGGTGGCGGTTCCGTGATTGATACGGCCAAGGCTATGGCGGTGGGTTACTTTTATGAAGGTGATTTCTGGGATCTTTATGAAGTGGTGGATGGAAAGAAAAAGGCTACGGCAAATCGCGCGCTGCCCATTGGCGTGGTGCTGACCATTCCTGCGGCAGGTTCCGAGGGCTCCGGCAATTCCGTCATTACCAATACAACGACGAAGGTGAAGGTGGGTATCCGCTATCCCATGCATTTGCGCCCGAAGTTTGCTGTGATGAATCCGGAACTGACCATGACGCTTCCGGAATGGCAGACGGCAAGCGGCGTCAGTGATATGATGGCCCACATTCTGGAACGTTACCTCAGCAATACTCCCGATGTGCAGATCGGTGACCGCCTTGCAGAAGGAATGCTTCTTGCCATTATGGAATGTGCCGAGAAGGTCATTGCAAATCCCAATGATTATGAAGCTCGCGCCAACATCATGTGGAGCGCCACGGTGGCTCATAACGATACATGCTCCATTGGTCGCGTAGAAGACTGGAACAGCCATGCCATGGAACATGAAATTTCTGCGGAGTACGATGTGACCCACGGCGCAGGCCTTGCGGTGATTTTCCCTGCGTTTCTGCAGTATGCGGCCAAGCATAACCCTCACAAGGTTGCCCAGCTGGCTCATCGCGTGTTAGGCGTTGCGAACTCCGGCGACGAAGCTGCCGACGCTATGGCGGGTGCTCTTGCCCTCAAGACCTGGCTCCACGACAAGCTTCACATGCCCGTGACATTCGCACAGCTTGGCATAGAAAATCCCAACCTGGAACTTTTGAACGAACGTCTCCATAAGTTGAAAGGCGTTGTCCTCAAGGGCTATATGGATTTGGATGCTGCCGCCACCATGGAAATCTATAAGCTGGCTTTGTAG
- a CDS encoding aminoglycoside phosphotransferase family protein: MNNEMISPAVKDFLLSHGYAENFEVSNIAGAGSGRKYFRIASGDRSCVLQVSATVDDDFKRFVDYSVAFRDFGLPVPNVYFVDEASCSVLQEDLGAHNVLDEVRPSGQGKSGNVRIIYPVIIDALIKWQEVSRSLFSARSDLWLRRFDFAALKWETDYFTDNFLKAHVGIQEIPESVRNCYSMLALTVDAQPKVLMHRDFQSQNIMVKPDSEVAFVDYQGARRGSMFYDLASLLWDPYVGLSLTEIKDFFEYWRTMFRETKIYTKEDAWEAFIHASLQRVMQAMGAYCFLSKVKGIQKFEQYIEPGKAQLRVLFGEFKKIAKVTSPEVFDFMEKALA; the protein is encoded by the coding sequence ATGAATAACGAAATGATTTCTCCTGCTGTTAAAGATTTTCTGCTCTCTCACGGCTATGCCGAAAATTTTGAAGTATCCAATATTGCCGGTGCCGGTTCGGGCCGCAAGTATTTTAGAATCGCCAGTGGCGATCGCTCTTGTGTTCTCCAGGTTTCCGCGACAGTAGATGATGATTTCAAGCGTTTTGTGGATTATTCCGTGGCATTCCGTGATTTCGGTCTGCCGGTTCCTAATGTCTATTTCGTGGACGAAGCTAGTTGCTCTGTTCTTCAGGAAGACTTGGGGGCACACAATGTGCTGGACGAGGTCCGTCCTTCCGGTCAGGGAAAGTCCGGCAATGTTCGCATTATCTACCCGGTTATTATTGATGCCCTGATCAAGTGGCAGGAAGTGTCCCGCTCTCTGTTCAGCGCTCGTTCCGACCTGTGGCTTCGTCGTTTTGACTTCGCTGCCCTCAAGTGGGAAACGGATTATTTTACCGATAACTTCCTGAAGGCTCATGTGGGTATCCAGGAAATTCCGGAATCCGTACGTAACTGCTACTCCATGCTGGCTCTGACTGTGGACGCTCAGCCCAAGGTTCTGATGCATCGCGATTTCCAGAGCCAGAATATCATGGTAAAGCCTGATTCCGAAGTGGCGTTCGTGGATTATCAGGGCGCCCGCCGTGGTTCCATGTTCTACGATCTGGCTAGCCTCCTGTGGGATCCCTACGTAGGTCTTTCCCTCACAGAAATTAAGGACTTCTTTGAATATTGGCGCACAATGTTCAGAGAAACCAAGATCTACACGAAGGAAGATGCCTGGGAAGCGTTTATCCATGCAAGTCTCCAGCGTGTCATGCAGGCTATGGGTGCATATTGCTTCCTTTCCAAGGTAAAGGGCATCCAGAAGTTCGAACAGTACATCGAACCGGGCAAGGCTCAGCTCCGTGTCCTGTTTGGCGAGTTCAAGAAGATTGCCAAGGTGACCAGCCCGGAAGTCTTTGACTTCATGGAAAAGGCTCTGGCTTAA
- the ruvX gene encoding Holliday junction resolvase RuvX → MNYLALDYGEHRVGVAFADSELKFAFARETIDQKVTNLWVRLDELVKVNKVDAFVVGMPYHPDGRTDGKNVVVEKFVQDLKERFPGLPVYTQDESYSSVQAQACTAHFSKKKKQKNKAVIDQLAAQIILQRWLDEN, encoded by the coding sequence ATGAATTATCTTGCACTTGATTATGGTGAACATCGCGTAGGCGTTGCTTTTGCTGATTCTGAACTGAAATTTGCCTTTGCGCGCGAAACCATCGACCAGAAGGTTACCAACCTCTGGGTGCGTCTTGATGAACTTGTGAAGGTGAATAAGGTGGATGCTTTCGTGGTGGGAATGCCCTATCATCCCGATGGTCGAACTGATGGAAAGAATGTAGTGGTGGAAAAGTTCGTCCAGGATTTAAAGGAACGTTTTCCTGGACTCCCTGTGTATACACAGGACGAATCCTATTCCAGCGTCCAGGCCCAGGCTTGTACGGCCCATTTTAGCAAGAAGAAAAAACAAAAAAACAAGGCGGTCATTGATCAGCTGGCCGCCCAGATTATTCTACAGAGATGGCTTGACGAAAATTAG
- a CDS encoding ABC transporter permease subunit, producing the protein MRSYILRRLLLMIPTLIGISLVCFILIQLLPGGPVEEMISRAQAAAAMKGGVDASKALSPDQIAQIQAYFGFDQPAWKRYLTWLWNVLHLDFGSSYTYGLPVWDVISSRFPISLFFGFTSFFLSYLVCIPLGLWKAVHHGSKMDSLTSGVIFSGYVMPGYALGILLIIFLAGGSYLDIFPLGGLTSDDFEDFSFFEKIGDLAHHLVLPIFCYMIGEFAFLTFLMKNSALEELGRDYMRTALAKGLSFKQALVRHALRNALIPIATRLSEICTLMFAGALLIEKVFDIDGMGLLYYNSMVNRDYNVVMGVIFLSSLMALIGRLFSDILYTVVDPRIKFS; encoded by the coding sequence ATGCGCTCCTATATCCTTAGACGCTTGCTTTTGATGATCCCGACTCTCATCGGGATTTCATTGGTATGCTTCATCCTCATTCAGCTGTTGCCTGGTGGTCCGGTGGAAGAAATGATTTCCCGTGCCCAGGCTGCTGCCGCCATGAAGGGTGGGGTAGACGCGTCCAAGGCTCTGTCCCCGGACCAGATTGCACAAATCCAGGCGTACTTTGGCTTTGACCAGCCGGCCTGGAAACGCTACCTGACGTGGCTCTGGAATGTGCTGCATCTGGATTTCGGCTCCAGCTATACCTATGGCTTGCCTGTCTGGGATGTGATTTCCAGTCGTTTCCCCATTTCCTTGTTCTTTGGCTTTACCTCCTTCTTCCTTAGCTATCTGGTCTGTATTCCTCTTGGCTTGTGGAAGGCTGTTCATCACGGCAGCAAGATGGATTCCTTAACTTCTGGAGTCATCTTCTCCGGCTATGTGATGCCCGGTTACGCTCTTGGAATTTTGCTGATCATTTTCCTCGCAGGCGGATCCTACCTGGATATTTTCCCACTGGGCGGCCTCACCTCCGACGACTTCGAGGACTTCAGTTTCTTTGAAAAAATCGGGGACCTGGCCCATCATCTGGTGCTGCCCATCTTCTGCTACATGATCGGGGAATTCGCTTTCCTTACGTTCCTCATGAAAAATTCCGCACTGGAAGAACTGGGAAGGGACTATATGCGTACCGCACTTGCCAAGGGCTTGAGTTTTAAACAGGCTCTGGTCCGCCATGCCCTCCGCAACGCCTTGATCCCCATTGCTACCCGCCTTTCTGAAATCTGTACCTTGATGTTTGCGGGTGCGTTGCTGATTGAAAAGGTTTTCGATATTGACGGTATGGGACTTCTCTATTACAACTCCATGGTGAACCGCGACTATAACGTGGTGATGGGGGTAATCTTCCTCAGTAGCCTAATGGCCTTGATTGGACGCCTCTTCAGCGATATCCTTTATACCGTCGTTGACCCTAGAATCAAATTTTCTTAG
- a CDS encoding capsule assembly Wzi family protein, with translation MRIAAALLTLASFALANPDVQGPAHISLQDSSRNYEVNIRGQLMDSLAITNLETAPTHYDNSMSVRLFLDGHFTDAFQFAARVKVSTDLTNRDIADHFYNPNEGIPYNKQSDTKRTWDLFAANASYQLAPVKLMAGFDYLDMGPARRNHVILRGEQNIYRPWQDSSSRISDAAPTPYFGYQFEIGPVVYSQYAMKLFEKKGLGKYLHAHRLDLSLPKNITLGLSETSLYGSTVEGAGSNPNADADSSGRDFEWAYVIPFIPYVFQEHLQGDQDNISLAFDLSVKTIPNWEFYGELLWDDMKSPTSMLDDSWWGNKWAASVGVARDNIRLGSTLWNWYAEYTRIEPWVYTHHKGGAYTYVSYAQSMGSDLGPNSQELYTELSGSYKIESGFLKDALIKGTLLASAVAKDTAFGGNLSDIHTPESAIDKKYLNDETTFRYYELGSKLEFKPFHWMSIRAGYSRFFGDYEGFRAYGSGSLQW, from the coding sequence ATGAGAATCGCAGCAGCTCTTTTAACTCTTGCCTCTTTCGCACTTGCAAATCCCGATGTGCAAGGTCCTGCCCACATTTCGTTGCAGGATTCCTCCCGCAACTATGAAGTGAATATCCGCGGGCAGCTGATGGACTCCCTGGCCATTACTAATCTGGAAACCGCCCCTACACATTACGACAACTCCATGTCGGTCCGCCTGTTTCTGGACGGACATTTTACGGACGCCTTCCAGTTCGCCGCCCGAGTGAAGGTTAGTACTGATTTGACCAACCGCGACATTGCGGATCATTTCTACAATCCTAACGAAGGCATTCCCTACAATAAGCAGAGCGACACCAAACGTACCTGGGACTTGTTTGCCGCAAATGCAAGCTACCAGCTGGCTCCTGTAAAACTGATGGCCGGCTTTGACTACCTGGACATGGGTCCCGCCCGCCGTAACCATGTGATTCTCCGCGGCGAACAGAATATTTACCGTCCGTGGCAGGATTCCAGCAGCCGCATTTCCGATGCCGCCCCTACGCCTTATTTCGGCTACCAGTTTGAAATCGGCCCCGTGGTTTATTCCCAGTACGCGATGAAGCTGTTTGAGAAAAAAGGCTTAGGCAAATATCTTCACGCCCATCGTCTGGACTTGAGCCTTCCCAAAAACATTACTCTCGGCCTTTCCGAGACCTCCCTTTACGGATCTACCGTAGAAGGAGCCGGATCCAATCCCAATGCCGACGCAGATAGTTCCGGACGTGATTTTGAATGGGCTTATGTAATACCTTTCATCCCCTACGTTTTCCAGGAACATCTGCAGGGGGATCAGGACAATATTTCCCTGGCATTCGATTTGAGCGTCAAGACAATCCCTAACTGGGAATTTTACGGAGAACTTCTCTGGGACGACATGAAGTCTCCTACCAGCATGCTTGACGATTCCTGGTGGGGTAACAAGTGGGCAGCCTCTGTGGGTGTCGCCCGTGACAACATCCGTCTTGGAAGTACTCTCTGGAATTGGTACGCCGAATACACCCGCATCGAACCTTGGGTTTACACCCACCACAAGGGTGGCGCTTATACTTACGTCAGCTACGCCCAGAGCATGGGTAGCGATCTCGGCCCCAACAGTCAGGAGCTTTATACCGAACTAAGTGGAAGCTACAAGATTGAATCCGGATTCCTTAAGGACGCCTTGATCAAGGGAACACTCCTTGCCAGCGCCGTTGCAAAGGACACCGCCTTCGGCGGAAATCTATCCGACATTCACACTCCAGAAAGTGCCATCGATAAAAAATACCTGAATGATGAAACAACATTCAGGTACTACGAACTTGGGAGCAAGCTGGAATTCAAACCCTTCCACTGGATGAGTATTCGAGCGGGATATTCTAGATTCTTTGGGGATTACGAAGGGTTCAGAGCCTACGGTTCAGGATCACTGCAGTGGTAA
- a CDS encoding glycosyltransferase family 2 protein, protein MANQTAIILVTYNGWALTEACLKDLQPLAESVVVAVADNCSTDGTVEKIRTQFPWVHVYLQEKNLGFGAANNAAIRALAADGIEFDAVCLLNNDTRFEASAIVKLREALDQANASFTNAGHDCTAVIAPTTMNIDGSRQNNFFAGLGPDGIGSLQFFLNAFRGESGAARILEGTPSPTGEVHWASAVCWMLSRKLWEAAGGFDENLFMYYEDADLALRLRKLGAKFFISQNSVITHLGGGSASNSLSRALQHDRSQQYVFRKHFGIRGLLLSKSFRFTRSLVRMVTALPRCLVGGAAKQKRKYFSHHLALLKESFK, encoded by the coding sequence ATCTGCAGCCCCTGGCAGAATCCGTCGTCGTGGCCGTTGCGGACAATTGCAGTACTGACGGAACCGTCGAAAAGATTCGCACCCAGTTTCCCTGGGTTCATGTCTACCTTCAGGAAAAGAACCTGGGGTTTGGCGCAGCAAACAATGCGGCCATTCGCGCTCTTGCAGCAGACGGCATTGAATTTGACGCAGTCTGTCTCCTGAATAATGACACCCGCTTTGAAGCAAGCGCCATCGTCAAATTGCGGGAAGCCCTTGACCAAGCAAATGCATCTTTTACAAACGCAGGACATGACTGCACCGCAGTAATTGCACCAACCACGATGAACATTGATGGCAGCAGGCAGAACAATTTCTTCGCAGGACTTGGCCCCGACGGTATCGGTTCCCTGCAGTTCTTCCTCAACGCCTTCCGCGGGGAATCAGGAGCCGCCCGCATCCTGGAAGGCACGCCTAGCCCTACCGGAGAAGTTCACTGGGCTAGCGCCGTATGTTGGATGCTTTCCCGCAAACTTTGGGAGGCCGCCGGCGGTTTCGACGAAAACCTCTTTATGTATTACGAAGATGCGGATCTTGCCCTTCGTCTACGTAAGTTAGGTGCAAAGTTCTTCATTAGCCAGAATAGCGTCATCACCCACCTGGGAGGCGGTTCCGCAAGCAATAGCCTGAGTCGCGCCCTACAGCATGACCGTTCCCAGCAATACGTTTTCCGCAAGCACTTCGGTATCCGCGGGCTCTTGCTTTCCAAGTCCTTCCGATTTACCCGCAGTCTTGTCCGTATGGTTACAGCACTCCCCCGCTGCCTTGTGGGTGGAGCCGCCAAGCAGAAGCGAAAATACTTCAGCCATCATCTCGCCCTGTTGAAGGAGTCCTTCAAATGA
- a CDS encoding PTS sugar transporter subunit IIA, with amino-acid sequence MALVYTKFYAGSETFGRALGFAYDALVHGPCAFDANTTWAGLVERVRQGVYMGEGLLLPHTRVKGLAEPLMAFVVCPEGLSDIEIRGGEKAQFMCVLLSPAESATAHTTVIADMAKKMLNPEWKEKALLVKSDAEIRDLFE; translated from the coding sequence ATGGCTTTAGTTTATACAAAATTCTATGCAGGCAGCGAAACCTTTGGACGTGCTCTGGGTTTTGCTTATGACGCTCTTGTTCACGGTCCTTGCGCCTTTGACGCAAACACTACTTGGGCTGGCCTTGTGGAACGTGTAAGGCAGGGCGTGTACATGGGTGAGGGCCTGCTCTTGCCTCATACCCGAGTGAAAGGTCTTGCAGAACCTTTGATGGCTTTTGTGGTTTGTCCGGAAGGTTTATCCGATATTGAAATCCGTGGGGGAGAAAAGGCTCAATTTATGTGCGTCCTTCTTTCTCCGGCTGAATCCGCAACCGCTCATACCACCGTCATTGCTGACATGGCCAAGAAAATGCTGAATCCTGAATGGAAGGAAAAGGCTTTGCTGGTCAAGAGTGATGCTGAAATAAGGGATTTATTTGAATAA
- a CDS encoding sensor domain-containing diguanylate cyclase — protein sequence MKKLILFTKDSISDRGLEEILAESYDCQIFDVGSCGDVWNIASSISPDIILVMSNAALDKDYRILKELQSKKTLLPSSVIVVAPTSPTDEEFKCLDYGAIDFIIAPYRKKLIVNRLEKLTNVRNSIHLQELEHILQYLPSNIFLKDAEGKYVFCTHYWHHLHGANEPGWTIRGKTDVEIRKDTENAKLAMEKDKEIIRTGKGAHYVIEENSDGIQEFLEIIKEPVRDENDNIYGIVALINNVTEQEQLKRKLRHMSITDELTGLYNRTYLHEVLNDISKEENLPLGFISADCNYLKQVNDYYGHLIGDEYIRLVGVLFRMVLPENAMFFRVGGDEFLAIIPKTSTDLLINYILHLKSKAKMLQIRGRRFSVAFGYSCMEKKDDDILKYLEKADYQMYSDKSEQKKRDD from the coding sequence ATGAAAAAGTTGATTCTTTTCACAAAGGATTCCATTTCCGACAGGGGGCTGGAGGAAATTCTGGCGGAAAGCTATGACTGCCAGATTTTTGACGTGGGCTCCTGTGGGGATGTTTGGAATATCGCTTCCAGTATCAGTCCAGACATCATCCTTGTAATGTCCAACGCAGCCCTGGACAAGGACTATAGAATCCTTAAGGAACTACAATCCAAGAAGACACTCCTTCCCTCCTCTGTTATAGTGGTTGCTCCCACATCCCCTACTGACGAAGAATTCAAGTGCCTGGATTATGGCGCCATAGACTTCATCATCGCTCCTTACAGAAAGAAACTCATCGTCAACCGACTGGAAAAACTTACCAATGTCAGAAACTCCATCCACCTGCAGGAACTGGAACATATTCTGCAGTACCTGCCGTCAAACATCTTCCTGAAGGATGCGGAGGGCAAGTACGTCTTCTGCACCCACTATTGGCATCATCTGCACGGGGCCAACGAACCGGGCTGGACCATCCGCGGAAAAACTGATGTAGAAATCCGCAAGGATACCGAAAACGCAAAACTTGCCATGGAGAAGGACAAGGAAATCATCCGTACCGGAAAGGGAGCTCATTACGTCATCGAAGAGAACTCCGATGGCATCCAGGAATTTCTTGAAATTATCAAGGAGCCCGTCCGTGACGAAAATGATAACATCTACGGCATTGTGGCCCTGATCAACAACGTGACGGAACAGGAACAGCTGAAACGCAAGCTTCGCCACATGTCCATTACAGACGAACTAACAGGCCTTTACAACAGGACATATCTTCACGAAGTGCTTAACGACATCAGCAAGGAAGAAAACCTGCCGTTGGGATTCATTTCTGCAGACTGCAATTACCTAAAGCAGGTCAACGACTATTACGGACACCTGATTGGCGACGAATACATCCGCCTTGTAGGAGTGCTATTCAGGATGGTCCTACCGGAAAATGCCATGTTCTTTAGGGTGGGTGGCGACGAATTTCTTGCCATCATCCCCAAGACCTCAACCGATCTGCTCATCAACTACATTCTACACCTGAAATCCAAGGCCAAGATGCTACAAATTCGCGGTCGACGTTTTAGCGTGGCATTTGGATATTCCTGCATGGAAAAGAAGGATGACGACATCCTGAAATATCTGGAAAAAGCGGATTACCAGATGTACTCTGACAAATCCGAACAGAAAAAACGGGACGACTAA